One region of Chryseobacterium muglaense genomic DNA includes:
- a CDS encoding T9SS-dependent choice-of-anchor J family protein translates to MKKILLLSTCLGLGLLNAQNVYSYGFDTAFSTDWARTNQSTSANITTIWSKAAYITSDTSPNAIFGSGVGGVPVGQSGGANSFALVNYSSTTGSGTISNWLISPVVNVKDGDVVSFYSRKGTDGAMDYPDRLELRYSTAATTVVPSTGPTDVGSFTTLGVTINSALAAGFVYPKTWTQYSFTITGVGNTPIPIKFGFRYFVTNGGTTGLNSDIIGIDTFSVDRSNLGVNDVKTKKSLLSIYPNPTTDFLTIKTEKSLGSVSIFDISGKNVNVKLDGDKVDVRNLPAGTYLINVETKDGISTEKFIKK, encoded by the coding sequence ATGAAGAAAATTTTACTATTAAGTACCTGTTTAGGGCTAGGATTATTGAATGCTCAAAATGTTTATAGCTACGGTTTTGATACTGCCTTTTCTACAGATTGGGCAAGAACTAATCAAAGTACTTCTGCTAATATAACTACAATATGGAGTAAAGCAGCATATATAACTTCTGACACATCACCAAATGCTATTTTTGGTAGTGGGGTGGGTGGAGTTCCAGTAGGGCAATCTGGCGGAGCTAATTCTTTTGCATTAGTAAACTACTCATCCACAACAGGGTCAGGAACTATCAGTAATTGGCTGATTAGCCCCGTTGTCAATGTCAAAGACGGAGATGTAGTTAGCTTTTACAGTAGAAAGGGAACTGACGGAGCTATGGATTATCCAGATCGTTTAGAATTGCGTTATAGCACTGCAGCTACAACTGTAGTACCTTCAACAGGTCCTACGGATGTAGGTTCTTTTACTACTCTTGGAGTTACGATAAATTCTGCACTTGCAGCAGGCTTTGTATATCCAAAAACTTGGACTCAATACAGCTTTACTATCACAGGTGTTGGCAATACTCCTATTCCTATTAAATTTGGTTTTAGATATTTTGTAACAAATGGCGGAACTACAGGTCTTAATTCTGACATCATAGGTATTGATACTTTTTCAGTTGATCGATCTAATTTAGGTGTAAATGATGTTAAAACTAAAAAAAGTTTATTGTCAATATATCCTAATCCAACTACAGACTTCTTAACTATTAAAACAGAAAAAAGTTTAGGTAGTGTTTCTATTTTTGATATTTCTGGTAAAAACGTGAATGTAAAATTAGATGGCGACAAAGTAGATGTAAGAAATCTTCCTGCAGGAACTTACTTAATCAATGTTGAAACAAAAGATGGTATTTCTACAGAGAAATTCATCAAAAAATAA
- a CDS encoding SDR family oxidoreductase: protein MIENKVAYITGGTKGVGYGIAKILLENGVSVAFSGRKKEDVQKVENQLKQYSPSVLGLVSDVKNLDSEFNAVKNIIEKFGRLDFVIANAGLGIFKPVDELSSEEWNEMIDTNLTGVFHTLKASVEELKKTEGYYITISSLAGANFFENGTGYNASKFGVVGFTQAAMIDLKKYNIKSTVIMPGSVATNFNGNIPSEKDAWKIQPDDMGNLILDILRMNPRVLPSKIEFRATKPKS, encoded by the coding sequence ATGATAGAAAATAAAGTAGCTTATATTACAGGAGGAACAAAAGGAGTAGGATATGGAATTGCTAAAATATTGCTTGAAAATGGGGTGTCAGTTGCGTTTTCAGGTAGAAAAAAAGAAGATGTTCAGAAAGTAGAAAATCAATTAAAGCAATATTCTCCAAGTGTTCTGGGATTGGTTTCTGATGTTAAAAATTTAGATAGTGAATTTAATGCAGTTAAAAACATCATAGAAAAATTCGGAAGATTAGATTTTGTAATCGCTAATGCAGGATTGGGTATCTTCAAACCGGTTGATGAGCTAAGTTCGGAAGAATGGAATGAGATGATTGACACCAACTTAACCGGAGTTTTCCATACTCTGAAAGCTTCAGTTGAAGAATTAAAGAAAACCGAAGGATATTATATTACGATTTCAAGCTTGGCGGGAGCCAATTTCTTTGAAAACGGAACAGGTTACAATGCTTCTAAATTTGGTGTAGTAGGCTTTACTCAAGCTGCAATGATTGATTTAAAAAAGTATAATATTAAATCTACTGTAATAATGCCGGGTTCGGTTGCAACCAATTTTAACGGAAATATTCCCTCAGAAAAAGATGCTTGGAAAATTCAGCCGGATGATATGGGAAATTTAATATTGGATATTTTAAGAATGAATCCAAGAGTTTTACCAAGCAAGATTGAGTTTAGAGCAACAAAACCAAAGTCTTAG
- a CDS encoding T9SS type A sorting domain-containing protein: protein MKRVLFSMLVGVSQLAFSQQLISFEASEGYTAANIDTQQGWRTTAAGVGLPNVSNQTVSTEQFADGVRSLKITKEGAFAVQNNAVIGAFKPIGSSLAYNNFTISFDIRITEKASTASHYEFQTTGNGPSGRINVIRLRFNKTGEIVAAQTTGTSSAFATTTGTWNANTWYRVKIVGTATGLTYYLNGTQIYTGNFFQNYNFDEMAFVHDNYSGSGYIDRIAINNESGVLSTKDDVKIIKNRLSIYPNPTSDILNIKTDSKINSVSVVDITGKKINVKLENDKVDVKSLPAGIYLINVETKDGISTEKFIKK, encoded by the coding sequence ATGAAAAGAGTTCTATTTTCTATGCTGGTAGGAGTTTCTCAATTGGCATTTTCTCAACAGTTGATTTCTTTTGAGGCGAGTGAAGGGTATACAGCTGCAAATATTGATACACAGCAAGGGTGGAGAACTACTGCTGCTGGAGTGGGTTTACCTAATGTATCTAATCAAACAGTTTCCACAGAACAATTCGCTGATGGAGTAAGGTCACTAAAAATCACAAAAGAGGGAGCTTTTGCAGTGCAAAATAATGCAGTTATAGGAGCTTTTAAACCAATTGGCTCATCCCTAGCATACAATAATTTTACTATTTCATTTGATATTCGAATTACAGAGAAAGCGTCTACTGCATCTCATTATGAATTTCAGACAACAGGAAATGGTCCATCAGGAAGAATTAATGTAATAAGATTGAGATTTAATAAAACAGGAGAGATTGTTGCTGCACAAACTACGGGTACTTCATCTGCGTTTGCGACTACCACAGGAACATGGAATGCTAATACTTGGTACCGTGTAAAAATCGTTGGTACTGCTACAGGGCTTACATACTATTTAAATGGTACTCAAATTTATACAGGTAATTTTTTCCAGAATTATAATTTTGATGAGATGGCTTTTGTACATGATAACTATTCTGGAAGCGGTTATATTGATAGAATTGCAATTAATAATGAAAGTGGTGTATTATCTACAAAAGATGATGTGAAGATTATAAAAAATAGGTTATCAATCTATCCAAATCCAACTTCTGATATCTTGAATATCAAAACAGACTCTAAAATCAATTCAGTTTCTGTGGTAGATATTACCGGTAAAAAAATAAATGTAAAATTAGAAAATGATAAAGTAGATGTTAAAAGTCTTCCTGCAGGAATTTACTTAATCAATGTTGAAACTAAAGATGGTATTTCTACTGAGAAATTCATCAAAAAATAA
- a CDS encoding T9SS type A sorting domain-containing protein, with translation MKKVFTSFSVLLATISVYSQVLTQNATPNVVSSAGSVSCSSQAEGYSSDNSYYRVFKLSDYGINYDYNITNVAFGVQTASAQSFPVSVSIHTLTGTSLPTGTLTAVGAVVPVSVSATNNLGMVNTGTNLTRTIPSGSTFVVKIWHDGSTAVPTQQFFMGTNSGAQTGPSYLSSTDCGGIPPTATGTGALVNFASAKWVMTITGQNATLGVTEVINSKDLQIFPNPVKDVLKFRFSNNLKSESIEIYDLTGKIMTSIQNVQNVNEVNISNYIQGNYILKVKATDGKVYIQKIIKK, from the coding sequence ATGAAGAAAGTTTTTACTTCTTTTTCGGTGTTGTTAGCAACGATATCGGTTTATTCTCAAGTTCTTACGCAAAATGCTACACCGAATGTAGTTTCTTCAGCAGGATCGGTTTCTTGCTCAAGCCAGGCTGAAGGATATTCATCAGATAATTCATACTATAGAGTATTTAAATTATCTGATTATGGAATCAACTATGATTATAATATCACGAATGTTGCATTTGGTGTTCAAACAGCTAGTGCACAATCTTTTCCAGTGAGTGTAAGTATTCATACTTTAACAGGGACATCATTACCAACAGGAACATTAACTGCTGTTGGAGCAGTTGTACCTGTGAGTGTTTCTGCAACGAATAATTTAGGAATGGTTAATACTGGAACGAATTTAACAAGGACTATTCCAAGTGGTTCAACATTCGTAGTTAAAATATGGCACGATGGTTCAACAGCTGTACCTACTCAACAATTCTTTATGGGCACAAATAGTGGTGCACAAACTGGACCTTCTTACTTGTCTTCAACAGATTGTGGTGGTATTCCTCCCACAGCTACAGGAACAGGTGCTTTAGTTAATTTTGCTTCAGCAAAATGGGTAATGACTATTACTGGTCAAAACGCTACTTTAGGTGTGACTGAAGTAATTAATTCAAAAGATTTACAAATTTTCCCTAACCCAGTTAAAGATGTTTTGAAATTTAGATTTTCAAATAATCTGAAATCTGAATCAATTGAAATTTATGATTTAACGGGTAAGATAATGACTTCAATTCAAAATGTTCAAAATGTTAATGAAGTGAATATATCTAACTATATTCAAGGAAATTACATTTTAAAAGTTAAGGCTACTGATGGAAAAGTCTATATTCAAAAAATTATCAAAAAATAA
- a CDS encoding acetyl-CoA C-acyltransferase produces MKEVFIVSAVRTPIGSFMGSLATVPATKLGAAAVKGALDKINLDPKNVQEIYMGNVLQAGEGQAPARQVALGAGLSNETPSTTINKVCASGMKAVSMAAQAIKAGDADVIVAGGMENMSMVPHYYNARNATKLGDVKMQDGMVLDGLTDVYNKVHMGVCAEKCATDYSITREDQDNFAIQSYTRSAKAWSEGKFAEEVVPVSIPQRKGDPIIFAEDEEYKAVNFDRLPTLPTVFKKEEGTVTAANASTLNDGASALILVSKEKMEELGLKPLAKIVSYADAAHEPENFTTAPAKALPIALKKAGLEVSDIDFFEFNEAFSVVGLANNKILGLDAAKVNVNGGAVALGHPLGSSGSRIIVTLINVLKQNNAKYGAAAICNGGGGASAIVIENM; encoded by the coding sequence ATGAAAGAAGTATTCATTGTTTCCGCAGTAAGAACTCCAATTGGAAGTTTTATGGGTAGTTTAGCTACAGTTCCAGCTACAAAACTAGGTGCTGCAGCAGTAAAAGGAGCATTAGATAAAATTAATCTAGACCCTAAAAACGTTCAGGAAATTTATATGGGAAATGTGCTTCAGGCAGGTGAGGGGCAAGCTCCGGCAAGACAGGTTGCTTTAGGTGCGGGATTATCAAACGAAACTCCATCTACAACAATCAATAAAGTTTGTGCTTCAGGAATGAAAGCTGTGTCAATGGCTGCACAGGCGATTAAAGCAGGTGATGCAGACGTAATCGTTGCAGGAGGTATGGAAAACATGTCGATGGTTCCTCATTACTACAATGCAAGAAATGCTACAAAATTAGGTGATGTAAAAATGCAGGACGGAATGGTTCTGGATGGTCTTACAGACGTTTACAACAAAGTTCACATGGGAGTTTGTGCAGAAAAATGTGCAACAGATTATAGCATTACAAGAGAAGATCAGGATAACTTTGCAATACAATCTTACACAAGATCTGCAAAAGCTTGGAGCGAAGGGAAATTCGCTGAAGAAGTTGTTCCTGTATCAATTCCACAGAGAAAAGGAGACCCTATCATTTTCGCTGAAGATGAAGAATATAAAGCGGTAAATTTTGATAGACTTCCTACACTTCCTACAGTTTTCAAAAAAGAAGAAGGAACGGTTACTGCAGCGAATGCATCTACTTTAAATGATGGTGCTTCTGCCTTAATCCTTGTTTCTAAAGAGAAAATGGAAGAATTAGGATTGAAGCCATTGGCTAAGATTGTTTCTTATGCTGATGCAGCTCATGAGCCTGAAAACTTTACCACAGCTCCTGCGAAAGCTTTACCGATTGCTCTTAAAAAGGCAGGTCTTGAGGTTTCAGACATCGATTTCTTCGAATTCAACGAAGCTTTTTCTGTAGTTGGTTTGGCAAACAATAAAATCTTAGGATTAGATGCTGCTAAAGTAAATGTAAACGGTGGAGCGGTAGCTTTAGGACATCCACTTGGAAGTTCTGGTTCAAGAATTATTGTTACACTAATCAACGTTTTAAAGCAAAACAATGCTAAATATGGTGCTGCAGCTATCTGTAATGGTGGTGGTGGTGCTTCGGCAATCGTTATTGAAAACATGTAA
- a CDS encoding electron transfer flavoprotein subunit alpha/FixB family protein encodes MAVFVYAENINGVYKKAAFEAVSYAKAVADQAGDTVTVISVNPTDSSDLLYKYGATNVINIKDEGLKNFSAKAYAQAVSEVVDGNILVFPHTTDASSVAPMLAIMKNYSLITNVLEAPESQAPFQVKRKAFSGKGFMHAKAEGTGVILTVSQNAFGVKENAVSGSEEVKNLSVANEDTKVISHEQSSGKLDLKEAEVVVSAGRGLKGPENWGMVEDLANVLGAATACSKPVSDIGWRPHTEHVGQTGKAIAPNLYIAIGISGAIQHLAGVNSSKTIVVINSDAEAPFFKSADYGVVGDAFQIIPALTEKIKALKG; translated from the coding sequence ATGGCAGTATTCGTATACGCAGAAAATATAAACGGTGTTTACAAGAAAGCAGCTTTTGAAGCAGTTTCTTATGCTAAAGCAGTGGCAGACCAGGCGGGTGATACCGTTACGGTTATCTCTGTAAACCCAACAGATTCTTCAGATTTATTGTATAAATATGGAGCAACAAACGTAATCAACATCAAAGACGAAGGTCTTAAAAATTTCTCAGCAAAAGCTTATGCACAGGCAGTAAGTGAAGTTGTAGACGGAAACATCCTTGTTTTTCCTCACACAACAGATGCTTCTTCTGTAGCACCAATGTTGGCAATCATGAAGAATTATTCTTTAATTACCAATGTTTTGGAAGCTCCTGAAAGTCAGGCTCCGTTTCAGGTAAAAAGAAAAGCATTCTCTGGGAAAGGTTTCATGCATGCAAAAGCTGAAGGAACAGGAGTAATTCTTACGGTGTCTCAAAATGCTTTTGGTGTTAAAGAAAATGCAGTTTCTGGTTCTGAAGAGGTGAAAAACCTTTCTGTTGCTAATGAAGATACTAAAGTAATCTCTCATGAGCAGAGTTCAGGAAAATTAGATTTAAAAGAAGCTGAAGTAGTAGTTTCTGCAGGTAGAGGATTGAAAGGTCCTGAAAACTGGGGGATGGTAGAAGATTTAGCAAATGTTTTGGGTGCTGCAACAGCTTGTTCAAAGCCGGTTTCAGACATCGGATGGAGACCTCACACAGAACACGTAGGTCAAACAGGTAAAGCAATTGCACCTAATCTTTATATCGCAATTGGTATTTCTGGAGCTATTCAGCATTTAGCTGGAGTAAACTCTTCTAAAACAATCGTTGTAATCAACAGTGATGCTGAAGCTCCGTTCTTCAAATCAGCTGATTACGGTGTTGTAGGAGATGCTTTCCAGATTATCCCTGCATTAACTGAGAAAATTAAAGCACTTAAAGGATAG
- a CDS encoding MFS transporter: MNLKLRLTILSFLQFGVWGAYLTSMGNYLGSVGLGSKIGLFYAMQGIVSIFMPAIMGIIADRWIQAQKLLGISHFLAAFFLIWAGYYGMSAGENVEFSKLFLLYGLSVTFYMPTIALSNSVAYTVLVNNNFDTIKSFPPIRTIGTVGFICAMLFVNFAGIQDGTLKFNFSNQTSFPSFQNSYIQFFVSGILGFVLFVYSFTLPKCPVNKSDEKRTLSDALGLKAFALFKEKKMAIFFIFSMFLGVSLQITNGYANPFITSFKAIPEFANTWGSNNANALISLSQVSETLCILLIPFFLKRYGIKKVMLMAMFAWFLRFGLFATGNPGGGVWMFVLSMIVYGIAFDFFNVSGSLFVDKETDKSIRSSAQGVFMMMTNGFGATIGMLAAQGVVNHYVFSQTDPLLQLAGWQTSWYIFAGYALIVTIAFAIIFKHKHDPKAVANINH, from the coding sequence ATGAATTTAAAATTACGATTGACCATCCTGAGCTTTTTGCAGTTTGGGGTTTGGGGAGCTTATCTTACTTCCATGGGAAATTATTTGGGATCGGTAGGATTGGGGTCTAAAATTGGATTATTCTATGCAATGCAGGGGATTGTTTCCATTTTTATGCCTGCGATTATGGGAATTATTGCAGACCGATGGATTCAGGCTCAAAAGCTTCTAGGCATTTCGCATTTTCTTGCCGCATTTTTCCTAATTTGGGCAGGTTACTACGGAATGTCAGCTGGTGAAAACGTAGAGTTTTCAAAACTTTTCCTTCTCTATGGTCTGAGCGTTACTTTTTACATGCCGACAATTGCACTTTCTAATTCTGTGGCTTACACGGTTTTAGTTAATAATAATTTTGATACCATTAAATCTTTCCCACCAATTCGTACGATAGGAACCGTAGGTTTTATCTGTGCAATGTTGTTTGTGAATTTTGCAGGTATTCAGGATGGAACTTTAAAGTTTAATTTCTCAAATCAAACAAGCTTTCCAAGTTTTCAAAATAGCTATATTCAGTTTTTTGTTTCGGGTATCTTAGGATTTGTTCTCTTTGTTTATTCATTCACTTTACCGAAGTGTCCAGTGAATAAAAGTGATGAAAAAAGAACTCTATCAGATGCTTTGGGCTTGAAAGCTTTTGCTTTATTTAAAGAGAAAAAGATGGCAATTTTCTTTATTTTCTCCATGTTTTTGGGTGTTTCATTGCAAATAACCAATGGGTATGCAAATCCATTTATCACGAGTTTTAAAGCGATTCCCGAATTTGCAAATACTTGGGGTTCAAATAATGCAAATGCGCTGATTTCTTTGTCGCAAGTTTCCGAAACACTTTGTATCTTGCTAATTCCCTTCTTTTTAAAACGATACGGAATTAAAAAAGTAATGTTGATGGCAATGTTTGCTTGGTTTTTAAGATTTGGATTATTTGCAACAGGAAATCCTGGTGGTGGAGTTTGGATGTTCGTTTTATCGATGATTGTTTATGGAATTGCATTCGATTTCTTCAATGTTTCGGGTTCTTTGTTCGTAGATAAAGAAACAGATAAAAGTATTCGATCCAGCGCACAAGGCGTTTTTATGATGATGACCAATGGTTTTGGCGCAACAATCGGAATGTTAGCAGCTCAGGGAGTTGTCAATCATTATGTTTTTTCACAAACAGATCCATTATTACAACTTGCAGGATGGCAGACTTCATGGTATATTTTTGCAGGTTATGCATTAATAGTAACTATAGCTTTTGCTATTATTTTTAAACATAAACATGATCCTAAAGCTGTTGCCAATATTAATCATTAA
- a CDS encoding dipeptidase, with product MQETLNYINENKQRFVDELFELLRIPSISADPAYSNDVIKCAEVCAEFLKNAGADNVEICQTKGYPIVFGEKLIDENLPTVLVYGHYDVQPADPLELWKKPPFEPYIEKTDLHPEGAIFARGSADDKGQFFMQVKAFEAMMKTNSLPCNVKFILEGEEEVGSVSLGDWVNENKEKLSCDCILISDTHIYSNEQPTVTTGLRGLSYVEVEVEGPNRDLHSGLYGGAVPNPIHVLSRMIAKLIDDDGQITIDGFYDNVETVSDEERAEMNKLKDNPAEFKKSIGLNDVEGEKGYTTLERTSIRPTLDCNGIWGGYTGEGAKTVIPSKASAKISMRLVPYQTPEEITEKFTKYFEKIAPANVRVKVTPHHGGMPYVLPTDTKEYLAAKNAMQTAFGKEVLPYRGGGSIPITSMFEQVLGAKSVLMGFGLDSDAIHSPNEHYGLFNFYKGIESIPMFFENYSKS from the coding sequence ATGCAAGAAACATTAAATTATATCAACGAAAACAAACAGCGTTTCGTAGATGAATTGTTTGAGTTACTTAGAATTCCTTCTATTTCTGCCGATCCGGCCTACAGCAACGACGTTATAAAGTGTGCAGAGGTTTGTGCAGAATTCCTTAAAAATGCAGGAGCAGACAACGTTGAAATATGCCAAACAAAAGGGTATCCTATTGTTTTTGGTGAAAAATTAATTGACGAAAATCTTCCGACAGTTTTGGTGTACGGTCATTATGATGTACAACCTGCAGATCCTTTAGAATTATGGAAAAAGCCACCTTTTGAGCCATATATTGAAAAAACTGATCTTCACCCTGAAGGAGCCATTTTCGCAAGAGGTTCTGCAGATGACAAAGGACAGTTTTTTATGCAGGTAAAAGCTTTTGAAGCGATGATGAAAACCAATTCTCTGCCTTGTAATGTGAAATTTATTTTGGAAGGCGAAGAAGAAGTAGGTTCTGTAAGTCTAGGAGATTGGGTAAATGAAAACAAAGAAAAGCTTTCTTGTGATTGCATATTGATTTCAGATACGCATATTTATAGCAATGAGCAGCCAACAGTTACTACTGGTTTAAGAGGTCTTAGTTATGTGGAAGTAGAAGTGGAAGGACCTAACAGAGATTTGCATTCAGGACTTTACGGTGGTGCAGTTCCGAATCCTATTCATGTACTTTCAAGAATGATTGCTAAGTTAATTGATGATGACGGACAAATCACAATTGATGGTTTTTATGATAATGTAGAAACTGTTTCTGATGAAGAAAGAGCTGAAATGAATAAGCTGAAAGACAATCCTGCTGAATTTAAAAAGTCTATTGGCTTAAATGATGTTGAAGGTGAAAAAGGATATACGACATTAGAAAGAACTTCAATTCGTCCAACGTTAGACTGCAACGGAATTTGGGGTGGTTATACAGGTGAAGGCGCAAAAACAGTGATTCCATCTAAAGCTTCGGCCAAAATTTCGATGCGTTTGGTTCCATATCAGACTCCTGAAGAAATTACAGAAAAGTTTACAAAATATTTTGAGAAAATAGCTCCGGCCAATGTAAGAGTAAAAGTTACCCCACATCACGGAGGAATGCCTTATGTTTTACCAACCGATACTAAAGAATATCTGGCCGCTAAAAACGCAATGCAGACCGCTTTCGGGAAGGAAGTTCTTCCATACAGAGGAGGAGGAAGTATCCCAATTACATCAATGTTTGAGCAGGTTTTGGGAGCTAAATCTGTCTTGATGGGCTTCGGTTTAGATTCTGATGCGATACATTCGCCAAACGAGCATTACGGCTTATTTAATTTCTATAAAGGAATTGAGAGTATTCCAATGTTTTTTGAGAATTATTCTAAGTCTTAA
- a CDS encoding bifunctional nuclease family protein, protein MDYKQLVIRGISYSQTQSGAYALLLEHEETNIKLPVVIGNFEAQSISLGLEKDIHPPRPLTHDLFTKFIISTHYKLVSVIIYQIVDGVFFSNINFKNSETEEELILDARTSDAVAMAVRFDAPIYTTQQVLNEAGILLELEEVAKEDETFSETIEAEDSLTSASMEELQKLLDEAVKEEDFDTALEIQEEIKRRKKKID, encoded by the coding sequence ATGGATTATAAACAGCTAGTCATACGCGGAATATCGTACAGCCAGACCCAGTCTGGGGCTTACGCATTGCTATTGGAGCATGAAGAAACAAACATTAAATTACCCGTGGTTATCGGTAATTTTGAAGCGCAATCCATTTCTTTAGGTCTGGAAAAAGACATTCATCCGCCACGTCCGCTTACACACGATTTATTTACAAAATTTATCATTTCTACCCATTATAAATTGGTTTCTGTAATCATTTATCAGATTGTAGATGGCGTTTTCTTTTCAAATATCAATTTTAAAAATTCCGAAACCGAGGAAGAGCTTATTTTGGATGCAAGAACTTCAGATGCTGTTGCGATGGCCGTAAGATTTGATGCACCAATTTATACCACACAGCAGGTCTTAAACGAAGCAGGAATTTTACTTGAATTGGAAGAAGTAGCTAAAGAAGATGAAACTTTCTCTGAAACCATTGAAGCCGAAGACAGTTTAACCTCTGCCTCAATGGAAGAATTGCAGAAATTGCTGGATGAAGCTGTAAAAGAAGAAGATTTTGATACCGCTCTTGAAATTCAGGAGGAAATCAAAAGGCGAAAAAAGAAAATAGATTAA
- a CDS encoding RNA polymerase sigma factor: protein MKHLEENFKLAKKQDRRAQKALYELFSAKMLAVANSYTNNIHDAEDVLLNAFLKCFNKINDCKDWKSFPFWLRRIIINDSISFVRKNKNILYADIEIADDYPEEELDENLNKINIEEIFSQMPTGYRLIFNLYVFEDKKHQEIAEILNISEGTSKSQLSKAKKWIADYLKAKENGQKHTETIKN from the coding sequence ATGAAGCATTTAGAAGAGAATTTTAAACTTGCCAAAAAACAGGATCGGAGAGCTCAGAAAGCGCTTTACGAATTGTTTTCAGCTAAAATGCTGGCGGTTGCAAATTCTTATACCAACAATATTCACGATGCAGAAGATGTTTTACTCAATGCTTTTCTGAAATGTTTCAATAAAATCAATGATTGCAAAGACTGGAAAAGTTTTCCGTTTTGGCTGAGGAGAATTATTATTAATGATTCGATAAGTTTCGTCAGGAAAAATAAGAATATTCTGTATGCAGATATTGAGATTGCCGATGATTATCCCGAAGAGGAATTAGACGAAAATCTAAATAAAATTAATATTGAAGAGATTTTTTCTCAAATGCCGACGGGTTATCGATTGATTTTTAACCTCTATGTTTTTGAAGATAAAAAACATCAGGAAATCGCAGAAATTCTGAATATTTCTGAAGGAACCAGCAAAAGCCAACTCAGCAAAGCCAAAAAATGGATTGCAGATTATTTAAAAGCAAAAGAAAATGGACAAAAACATACGGAAACAATTAAAAACTGA
- a CDS encoding electron transfer flavoprotein subunit beta/FixA family protein: MKILVCISSVPDTTSKINFTADKSAFDKNGIQWVINPLDEFALTKAIKLQESQGATVTVLNVGDAVTEPVIRKALAIGANDGVRVNLDPKDSYSTAKEIASVAQNGGYDLILCGKESIDYNGGSVPGMVAQLLNQPFVNASVGLDVNGAEATAVREIEGGKETISVKLPAVIAGQKGLVDEKDLIIPNMRGIMSARTKPLQVVEPTSSEVKVQGVSYDSVPARAAVKIVSPDNLDELVRLLHEEAKVI; encoded by the coding sequence ATGAAAATATTAGTTTGCATCAGTAGTGTTCCGGATACTACTTCAAAAATCAATTTTACAGCAGATAAATCTGCATTCGACAAAAACGGAATCCAGTGGGTAATCAATCCGTTAGACGAATTCGCATTAACAAAAGCGATCAAGTTACAGGAGTCTCAGGGAGCAACTGTTACGGTTTTAAACGTAGGAGATGCAGTAACCGAGCCAGTAATCAGAAAAGCTTTGGCAATTGGTGCAAATGACGGAGTAAGAGTAAATCTTGACCCGAAAGATAGTTATTCTACAGCGAAAGAAATTGCTTCTGTAGCTCAGAATGGAGGATACGACTTAATTCTTTGTGGGAAAGAATCTATTGATTACAACGGTGGTTCTGTTCCTGGAATGGTTGCTCAGTTGTTGAATCAACCTTTCGTAAACGCTTCTGTTGGTTTAGATGTGAACGGAGCTGAAGCGACTGCTGTAAGAGAAATTGAAGGCGGTAAAGAAACTATTTCTGTGAAATTACCTGCTGTAATCGCTGGTCAAAAAGGATTAGTTGACGAAAAAGATTTGATTATTCCAAACATGAGAGGAATTATGTCTGCAAGAACAAAACCTTTACAGGTGGTAGAGCCTACTTCTTCAGAAGTAAAAGTTCAGGGAGTTTCTTACGACTCTGTTCCGGCAAGAGCAGCTGTGAAAATCGTTTCTCCAGACAATTTAGATGAGTTGGTAAGACTTCTTCACGAGGAAGCTAAAGTAATTTAA